The DNA window GTAGCTGATATGTACTATAAGGATATTGATTTTAAATCCCGCAAAGCCATTAATTTATAGGAAAGAGGAGTGCATCATGCCCGACGGACATATAGAATTTAGTAAACTTATGTTAAATTTATTGTTTGTCTTTGTACTTGTATTATTAAATGGATTCTTCGTAGCTGCTGAATTTTCACTCGTTAAGGTGCGTCAGTCAAGGCTGACGCAACTTGTTAGTGAAGGGAACCGACGTGCTTCATATGCACTTAAAGTCAATAAGAAATTGGATGCTTATCTGTCAGCTACTCAATTGGGGATTACACTCGCTTCCCTTGGACTTGGATGGGTAGGGGAACCGGCCATTTCAGAGCTCTTGATTAAACCCTTAATGTACAAAATGGGCATCACTGATGCGACATTGATTTCAACGGTATCGGTTGCGGTCGGATTTGCAATTATTACATTTTTGCATATTGTTATTGGAGAGCTGGCACCAAAGTCACTCGCGATTCAGAAATCCGAGGAAGCATCTTTATGGTTGTCAGCACCACTTCTATACTTCTATAGAATTTTTCTTCCTGTAATTTGGTTATTAAATACAGCAGCAAATGGAATGCTTCGGTTGGTTGGTATTAAGCCAGCTGGTGAAGGGGAGGCAGCCCATTCAGAGGAAGAGATTCGTATTTTGATGAATCAAAGCGCCAAGAGTGGTGTCATTGATAAAGATGAAATGAAACTGATGGATAATTTGTTTGATTTCTCAGATATGCTAGCAAGAGAAGTTATGCTTCCTCGTACCGATATGGACTGCTTATACACACATTTATCATGGGAAGAGAACATGAAGATTGTAAGTGAAAGCAAACATTCACGTTATCCGGTTGCAGTGGAGGATAAGGACCAGATCATTGGTTTTGTACATATTACAGACCTTTTGTTACCTGAACCAGGTAAACCACTTGATTTAACACAAATGGTACGACCTATTCTTAATGTTCCGGAGTCGATGGAAGTTAGCCAAGTTCTGCGAAAGATGCAGAAGAAACATTCACAAATGACGCTGGTAGTTGACGAATACGGTGGAACTGCAGGCCTGCTGACGGCTGAGGAAATTATTGAAGAAATTGTAGGCGATTTGCATGATGAATTTGAGGACGAACGTCTTGAAATAGAAAAGCTTGCGGAAGGTGTTTATTCCGTGGATGGTCGGTTGTTGATTGAAGAGGTTAATGATTTAATAGGTATTGCAATTGAAGATGATGAAGTGGATTCTATCGGTGGCTGGCTGTTCAAAGAGCTGGAGGGGGCTCCAGTGAAAGGTAGAAAGAAAGAGTTCGAAGGTACCTTGTTTGAAGTTGCTGAATCTGCGCGATTGCGTATTACACGCGTGAAAATCACCAAACGCAAAATGAAAGAATCTGAAACGACCGATCCATCGGAAACATAAAGCTATGATATAAGTAGTTAATATCTATTCCAACAGGGTAGATTACCGTGACCTGCAAAAAGGATACTT is part of the Paenibacillus segetis genome and encodes:
- a CDS encoding hemolysin family protein, coding for MPDGHIEFSKLMLNLLFVFVLVLLNGFFVAAEFSLVKVRQSRLTQLVSEGNRRASYALKVNKKLDAYLSATQLGITLASLGLGWVGEPAISELLIKPLMYKMGITDATLISTVSVAVGFAIITFLHIVIGELAPKSLAIQKSEEASLWLSAPLLYFYRIFLPVIWLLNTAANGMLRLVGIKPAGEGEAAHSEEEIRILMNQSAKSGVIDKDEMKLMDNLFDFSDMLAREVMLPRTDMDCLYTHLSWEENMKIVSESKHSRYPVAVEDKDQIIGFVHITDLLLPEPGKPLDLTQMVRPILNVPESMEVSQVLRKMQKKHSQMTLVVDEYGGTAGLLTAEEIIEEIVGDLHDEFEDERLEIEKLAEGVYSVDGRLLIEEVNDLIGIAIEDDEVDSIGGWLFKELEGAPVKGRKKEFEGTLFEVAESARLRITRVKITKRKMKESETTDPSET